From a region of the Thermus caldilimi genome:
- a CDS encoding DeoR/GlpR family DNA-binding transcription regulator has product MPLASLRRQNLLELLRQHGGLSTKDLARHLGVSEATVRRDLAALARQGLLQRDHGGAFLPEAEPPYAVKLTQNPSQKEAIARRASSMVPDGATVILDSGTTTLALARLLAGRALRVVALDVALAQVLAQGETEVLLPGGRVRNGFYSLVGFWTDELLGQVRADIFFLGADAFNPEGITNHTFEEAAVKRKAMAVSQRTVLLADRSKWGKRAPAFVAPLNALHLVITDLEDPTLEALVPVEVVRETL; this is encoded by the coding sequence ATGCCCCTAGCCAGCTTAAGACGGCAAAACCTGCTTGAGCTTCTCCGCCAGCACGGGGGGTTGAGCACCAAGGACCTGGCCCGGCACCTGGGGGTTTCCGAGGCCACGGTAAGGCGGGACCTGGCTGCCTTGGCCAGGCAGGGCCTCCTGCAGCGGGACCACGGCGGGGCCTTTCTCCCCGAGGCGGAGCCCCCCTACGCCGTGAAGCTCACCCAGAATCCCAGCCAGAAGGAGGCCATTGCCCGCAGGGCGAGCAGCATGGTCCCGGATGGGGCCACGGTGATTCTGGACTCCGGCACCACCACCCTGGCTCTGGCCCGCCTGCTGGCGGGCAGGGCCCTACGGGTTGTAGCCCTGGACGTGGCCTTGGCCCAGGTCCTGGCCCAGGGGGAGACGGAGGTCCTGCTCCCGGGCGGAAGGGTTCGGAATGGGTTCTACAGCCTGGTGGGCTTCTGGACCGATGAGCTTCTGGGCCAGGTGCGGGCGGACATCTTCTTCCTGGGGGCCGATGCCTTCAATCCCGAGGGGATAACCAACCACACCTTCGAGGAGGCGGCGGTGAAGAGGAAAGCCATGGCGGTGAGCCAGCGCACCGTCCTCCTGGCGGACCGCAGCAAGTGGGGGAAAAGGGCCCCTGCCTTCGTGGCCCCTCTGAACGCCCTGCATCTCGTGATCACGGACCTCGAGGACCCTACCCTCGAGGCCCTGGTACCGGTGGAGGTGGTACGTGAAACGCTTTGA
- a CDS encoding carbohydrate ABC transporter permease: MGQRGVAWFLALPGLAVLGGVVGLPLLYALFLSLTGYSFLRPSYDWVGPARYQEAFRDPYFLHALGLTALYVAVTVGLTLVLALILAVLLQQNLPWKGFHYFVVSLPMLIAPVGVGLIWKMILHPELGILSYLFGKVDFFGDARYALFSLALVDVWQQVSFAALVLLAGLRSLPKEPLEAAYVDGATPWQAFLRVTLPLLRPVLVVLLILQTLAEVRTYDLVYVLTRGGPGSATDLVSYYIYRKAFLGLDLSGASAMGYLLLLLTLALVAAYYRLLTRG; the protein is encoded by the coding sequence ATGGGGCAGAGGGGGGTGGCCTGGTTCCTGGCCCTTCCGGGACTGGCGGTCCTGGGTGGGGTGGTGGGCCTCCCCCTTCTGTACGCCCTCTTCCTCTCCCTGACCGGCTACAGCTTCCTCAGGCCAAGCTACGACTGGGTGGGGCCTGCCCGGTACCAGGAGGCCTTCCGCGACCCCTATTTCCTCCATGCCCTGGGCCTCACCGCCTTGTACGTGGCTGTTACCGTGGGCCTCACCCTGGTGCTGGCCCTGATCCTGGCGGTGCTCCTGCAGCAGAACCTGCCCTGGAAGGGGTTTCACTACTTCGTGGTGAGCCTGCCCATGCTCATCGCCCCGGTGGGGGTGGGGCTCATATGGAAGATGATCCTGCACCCGGAGCTAGGGATTCTCTCCTACCTCTTCGGGAAGGTGGATTTCTTTGGGGATGCCCGCTACGCCCTCTTTTCCCTGGCCCTGGTGGACGTGTGGCAGCAGGTGTCCTTTGCCGCCTTGGTGCTCCTGGCGGGCCTGAGGAGCCTGCCCAAGGAGCCCCTGGAGGCCGCCTACGTGGACGGGGCCACCCCCTGGCAGGCCTTTTTGCGGGTGACCCTACCCCTCCTGCGTCCCGTGCTGGTGGTCCTTCTCATCCTGCAGACCCTGGCGGAGGTGCGCACCTACGACCTGGTCTACGTGCTGACCCGCGGAGGGCCCGGTTCCGCCACGGACCTGGTGAGCTACTACATCTACCGCAAGGCCTTTTTGGGCCTGGACCTCTCCGGGGCCAGCGCCATGGGCTACCTCCTCCTTCTCCTCACCCTGGCCCTGGTGGCGGCCTACTACCGGCTCCTGACGCGGGGCTGA
- a CDS encoding extracellular solute-binding protein has product MKRQAVWILAGIGALVLGSLALKGGALAQAGAQLPPELDTPYIRDLAQKARAEGGVINSYGMPNDWANYGGIYAEFQRLFGIRQQDIDMGSAVVLARMREEKASKNDVADLKPAFAMTLAEEGLTLPYKVTSWDALPEGQKGVGKDGSAWYTGYKGTLGWIVNTRLVKKVPRTWKELESPEYKGLIQYMDPRATGTGVATIMSAAYALSGDPYNYKAGVDFFARLHKLGVIGAVEAKVTTAKFERGEVGIFINYDYNLLAWKERFPFPTEVVIPQDGTLANGGGIVAARNAPHPNTARLFLEFIFSKYGQSLFAKAFVSPIRPDVELPKDIAAKYPPKSAYAKVKFVDYKREEAVSEALQKYYGETIR; this is encoded by the coding sequence ATGAAGCGGCAAGCGGTTTGGATTCTAGCCGGTATAGGGGCCCTGGTGCTGGGCTCCCTGGCCCTAAAAGGTGGGGCCTTGGCCCAGGCGGGTGCGCAGCTTCCCCCGGAACTGGACACCCCTTACATCCGCGACCTGGCGCAGAAGGCCCGGGCGGAGGGCGGGGTCATCAACAGCTACGGGATGCCCAACGACTGGGCTAACTACGGGGGCATCTACGCCGAGTTCCAGCGGCTTTTCGGCATCCGCCAGCAGGACATCGACATGGGTAGCGCCGTGGTCTTGGCCCGCATGCGGGAGGAGAAGGCCAGCAAAAACGACGTGGCCGATCTGAAGCCGGCCTTCGCCATGACCCTGGCGGAGGAAGGGCTCACCTTGCCCTACAAGGTCACCTCCTGGGATGCCCTTCCGGAAGGGCAGAAGGGCGTGGGCAAGGATGGCTCCGCCTGGTACACGGGGTACAAGGGCACCCTGGGTTGGATCGTGAACACCCGGCTGGTCAAGAAGGTGCCCAGGACCTGGAAGGAACTGGAAAGCCCCGAGTACAAGGGCCTGATCCAGTACATGGACCCGAGGGCCACCGGCACCGGGGTAGCCACCATCATGAGCGCCGCCTACGCCCTCAGCGGGGATCCCTACAACTACAAGGCGGGGGTGGACTTCTTCGCCAGGCTTCACAAGCTGGGGGTGATCGGGGCGGTGGAGGCCAAGGTGACCACCGCCAAGTTTGAGCGGGGCGAGGTGGGGATCTTCATCAACTACGACTACAACCTCCTGGCCTGGAAGGAGCGCTTCCCCTTCCCCACGGAGGTGGTGATCCCCCAGGACGGCACCTTGGCCAACGGGGGAGGGATCGTTGCCGCCCGCAATGCCCCGCATCCCAACACCGCAAGGCTCTTCCTGGAGTTCATCTTCTCCAAGTACGGGCAAAGCCTGTTCGCCAAGGCCTTTGTGTCCCCCATCCGTCCCGACGTGGAGCTGCCCAAGGACATAGCGGCCAAGTACCCGCCTAAGAGCGCCTACGCCAAGGTGAAGTTCGTGGACTACAAGCGAGAGGAGGCGGTTTCCGAGGCCCTGCAGAAGTACTACGGGGAGACCATCCGTTAG
- a CDS encoding ABC transporter ATP-binding protein — protein MVELLGVRKRYGEVVAVDGVDLGLKEGEFFTLLGPSGCGKTTTLRLVAGFEAPDAGEVRIGGERVNSLPPERRPIGMVFQNYALFPNMTVFGNVAFPLRLKGLPEREVRRKVGMLLEMVHLVGLEGRYPKELSGGQQQRVALARALAREPKVLLLDEPLSALDAKIREELRGELKRLQRETGLTTLYVTHDQEEALALSDRIAVMREGRVEHLGTPREIYEEPATPFVAAFVGTGVLVPGEAREGLFHRDRPWPVRVKGEGPGFLLLRPEQLHLEEGGFLEGTVVLATYLGSLVRLEVEVEGLVLKVDLPPGRVPALGERVRLGLPEEAPFVREER, from the coding sequence GTGGTGGAGCTTTTGGGGGTGCGAAAGCGCTACGGCGAGGTGGTGGCCGTGGACGGGGTGGACCTGGGGCTTAAGGAGGGGGAGTTCTTCACCCTGCTGGGCCCCTCGGGGTGCGGCAAGACCACCACCCTGCGCCTGGTGGCGGGGTTCGAGGCGCCCGATGCCGGGGAGGTGCGCATCGGGGGGGAGCGGGTCAACAGCCTTCCCCCCGAGCGGAGGCCCATCGGCATGGTGTTCCAGAACTACGCTCTCTTTCCCAACATGACCGTATTCGGGAACGTGGCCTTTCCCTTGAGGCTGAAGGGGCTTCCCGAGAGGGAGGTGCGCCGCAAGGTGGGGATGCTCCTGGAGATGGTCCACCTGGTGGGCCTCGAGGGGCGCTACCCCAAGGAGCTCTCCGGGGGCCAGCAGCAACGGGTGGCCCTGGCCCGGGCCCTGGCCCGGGAGCCCAAGGTACTCCTTTTGGACGAGCCCCTCTCGGCTCTGGACGCCAAGATCCGGGAGGAACTGAGGGGGGAGCTTAAGCGCCTCCAGAGGGAAACGGGCCTCACCACCCTGTACGTGACCCACGACCAGGAGGAGGCCCTGGCCCTTTCCGATCGGATCGCGGTGATGCGGGAGGGGAGGGTGGAGCACCTGGGGACCCCCAGGGAGATCTACGAGGAGCCCGCCACCCCCTTCGTGGCCGCCTTTGTGGGAACCGGGGTCCTGGTGCCCGGGGAGGCCCGGGAGGGCCTGTTCCACCGGGACCGTCCCTGGCCCGTGCGGGTCAAGGGGGAGGGCCCGGGGTTCCTGCTCCTGCGCCCCGAGCAGCTCCACCTGGAGGAGGGGGGGTTCCTGGAGGGCACGGTGGTGCTGGCCACCTACCTGGGGAGCCTGGTGCGCCTGGAGGTGGAGGTGGAGGGGCTGGTGCTGAAGGTGGACCTGCCCCCCGGCAGGGTGCCTGCCCTGGGGGAAAGGGTCCGCCTGGGGCTTCCCGAGGAGGCCCCCTTTGTACGGGAGGAGCGATGA
- a CDS encoding extracellular solute-binding protein: MKRWLAVWLALGLGASLAQGVVLRALMEDVPETRIIEALLPEFERATGIRVEFEKVQYGAMHDKLVAQFLAPENAYDFLQVDFLWAGEFPAAGWLEPLEPYVKASGFDLSVYYPSMLDLVGYYQGKLYMIPMYNYAMGLIYRKDLLERKDLNDRFQAQYKRPLALPRTLEEYVDLSLFMAKNAGVSGAAMQGQRGDPNFMEFSNYLFAAGGDYVDRNWRVTLNSPQGEKALSLYVRNIREAAPKGALNFNLDDTFRVMCQGQAFSMVTYWWMLPQLDDAKQCPKVAGKVALAPMPGGAGVNGGWGWAIPKNSRNKEAAWKFISWVESKEIVKKRALMGHAPTRKDAFQDPEVLRKYPYYRQAEAIIAKAKKVPIFAYTAEMEDVVGREISLAAAGQKAVKQALQDAAKGLEGLLRKAGLLR; the protein is encoded by the coding sequence ATGAAAAGGTGGCTGGCGGTGTGGTTGGCTCTCGGGCTTGGGGCTTCCCTGGCCCAGGGGGTGGTGCTTCGGGCCCTGATGGAGGACGTGCCGGAAACCCGGATCATCGAGGCGCTCCTCCCCGAGTTCGAGCGAGCCACGGGCATCCGGGTGGAGTTCGAGAAGGTCCAGTACGGGGCCATGCACGACAAGCTGGTGGCCCAGTTCCTGGCCCCGGAAAACGCCTACGACTTCCTGCAGGTGGACTTCCTCTGGGCGGGGGAGTTTCCCGCCGCCGGGTGGCTTGAGCCCCTGGAGCCTTATGTGAAGGCCTCGGGCTTCGACCTCTCCGTCTACTACCCCTCCATGCTGGACCTGGTGGGGTACTACCAGGGGAAGCTCTACATGATCCCCATGTACAACTACGCCATGGGGCTCATCTACCGCAAGGACCTGCTGGAGCGCAAGGACCTCAACGACCGCTTCCAGGCCCAGTACAAGCGCCCCCTGGCCCTGCCCCGCACCCTGGAGGAGTACGTGGACCTCTCCCTCTTCATGGCCAAAAACGCCGGGGTTTCCGGGGCCGCCATGCAGGGGCAGCGGGGGGACCCCAACTTCATGGAGTTCTCCAACTACCTCTTCGCCGCCGGGGGGGATTACGTGGACCGCAACTGGCGGGTGACCCTGAATAGCCCCCAGGGGGAGAAGGCCCTGAGCCTGTACGTGAGGAACATCCGGGAGGCGGCGCCCAAGGGGGCCCTGAACTTCAACCTGGACGACACCTTCCGGGTCATGTGCCAGGGCCAGGCCTTCAGCATGGTCACCTACTGGTGGATGCTTCCCCAGCTGGACGACGCCAAGCAGTGCCCCAAGGTGGCGGGCAAGGTGGCCCTGGCCCCCATGCCCGGAGGAGCAGGGGTGAACGGGGGGTGGGGCTGGGCCATCCCCAAAAACAGCCGCAACAAGGAAGCGGCCTGGAAGTTCATCTCCTGGGTGGAGTCCAAGGAGATCGTCAAGAAGCGTGCCCTGATGGGCCACGCTCCCACCCGCAAGGATGCCTTCCAGGATCCGGAGGTGCTGAGGAAGTACCCCTACTACCGCCAGGCGGAGGCCATCATCGCCAAGGCCAAGAAGGTGCCCATCTTCGCCTACACGGCGGAGATGGAGGACGTGGTGGGCCGGGAGATCAGCCTGGCGGCGGCCGGACAGAAGGCGGTTAAGCAGGCCCTACAGGATGCGGCCAAGGGCCTCGAGGGGCTCTTGCGGAAGGCGGGGCTTCTCCGCTGA
- a CDS encoding FGGY-family carbohydrate kinase yields the protein MILGVDVGTTSVKAVLLSGEGEVLAEAEHPHALHSPHPGFAEEDPESWWQGLKATVRQVLQGRDPRGLKALGISGMVPALVLHDARGRPLRPSIQQNDARAVEEIRELKERFGDDWLFARTGATWNQQVLAPKLLWLRRREPEAWAGVAWISGSYEHMAFRLTGARYQEANWALESGLWNPSSEAWLGEVLEYIGLEASLLGPVRRPWEVVGEVDAQVAQEVGLPHGLPVIAGSADHIAAALASGLKEEGEAVVKLGGAGDFLYAVDRFAPVPELFIDFHDIPGLYVINGCMATTGSLLRWFRDGFRPGVGFAQLDQEAEAVPAGAQGLVVLPYFLGEKTPIHDPEARGTVVGLTLTHTPAHLWRALLEAVAYAFRHHVEVLEARGHRVERLFVMDGGARSRLWRRILASVLERPLERLSEANLGSAFGTAFLAGVAAGLWGYGDIRRRVEEVTEPVGEWVPVYRELYEVYRELYGRLKDLYPRLGGKYA from the coding sequence ATGATCCTCGGGGTGGATGTGGGGACGACCTCGGTGAAAGCGGTCCTCCTGTCGGGGGAGGGGGAGGTGCTGGCGGAGGCGGAACACCCCCACGCCCTCCACTCCCCCCATCCCGGCTTCGCCGAGGAGGACCCGGAGAGCTGGTGGCAGGGCCTTAAGGCCACGGTCCGCCAGGTGCTCCAGGGCCGGGATCCCCGGGGCTTAAAGGCCCTGGGCATCTCCGGCATGGTGCCGGCCCTGGTCCTCCACGATGCCCGGGGACGTCCCCTGAGGCCCTCCATCCAGCAGAACGACGCCCGGGCTGTGGAGGAGATCCGGGAGCTTAAGGAGCGCTTCGGCGACGATTGGCTCTTCGCCCGCACCGGGGCCACCTGGAACCAGCAGGTCCTGGCCCCGAAGCTCCTCTGGCTCAGAAGGCGGGAGCCCGAGGCCTGGGCAGGGGTGGCCTGGATCTCGGGGTCCTACGAGCACATGGCCTTCCGGCTCACGGGGGCCCGGTACCAGGAGGCCAACTGGGCCCTGGAGTCGGGGCTCTGGAACCCCTCCAGCGAGGCCTGGCTTGGGGAGGTGCTGGAGTACATTGGCTTGGAGGCGTCTCTCCTGGGCCCCGTGCGGCGGCCCTGGGAGGTGGTGGGGGAGGTGGATGCCCAGGTGGCCCAGGAGGTGGGCCTTCCCCATGGCCTTCCCGTCATCGCCGGGAGCGCCGACCACATCGCCGCCGCGCTGGCCTCCGGCCTCAAGGAGGAAGGGGAGGCGGTGGTCAAGCTGGGAGGGGCGGGGGACTTCCTCTATGCGGTGGACCGGTTCGCCCCCGTGCCCGAGCTCTTCATCGACTTCCACGACATTCCCGGCCTGTACGTGATCAACGGGTGCATGGCCACCACGGGAAGCCTCCTCCGGTGGTTTAGGGATGGGTTCCGGCCCGGGGTGGGGTTTGCCCAGCTGGACCAGGAGGCGGAGGCCGTGCCCGCGGGGGCCCAGGGCCTGGTGGTCCTGCCCTACTTCCTGGGGGAGAAGACCCCCATCCACGACCCCGAGGCCCGGGGCACCGTGGTGGGCCTCACCCTCACCCACACCCCCGCCCACCTCTGGCGGGCCCTGTTGGAGGCGGTGGCCTATGCCTTCCGCCACCATGTGGAGGTCCTCGAGGCCAGGGGGCACCGGGTGGAGCGGCTTTTCGTCATGGACGGGGGTGCCAGGAGCCGGCTTTGGCGGAGGATCCTGGCCAGCGTCCTGGAGAGGCCCCTGGAGAGGCTTTCTGAAGCGAACCTGGGTAGCGCCTTCGGCACCGCCTTCCTGGCGGGGGTGGCCGCAGGGCTCTGGGGGTACGGGGATATAAGGCGCAGGGTAGAGGAGGTGACGGAGCCTGTGGGGGAGTGGGTCCCTGTTTACCGGGAACTTTACGAGGTCTACCGGGAACTCTACGGCCGCCTCAAGGACCTCTACCCGCGCCTGGGAGGTAAGTATGCCTAA
- a CDS encoding carbohydrate ABC transporter permease, with product MRLFGLSGTLWALVLSYLAFALPFMAWLLLGFFQNLPRELEEAAYVDGATPFQVFFRVVLPLATPGLFAAGILGFLLSWNEFLFALLLSGRDTQTVPVALSTFVTQRGVLFAQVAAGVVLSVLPVALLARMVDRYLVEGLTLGAVK from the coding sequence ATGCGGCTCTTCGGCCTGTCGGGGACCCTTTGGGCCCTGGTGCTCTCCTACCTGGCCTTCGCCCTTCCCTTCATGGCCTGGTTGCTCCTGGGGTTTTTCCAGAACCTTCCCCGGGAGCTGGAGGAGGCGGCCTACGTGGACGGGGCCACGCCCTTCCAGGTGTTCTTCCGCGTGGTGCTGCCCCTGGCCACCCCCGGGCTCTTCGCCGCCGGCATCCTGGGCTTCTTGCTCTCGTGGAACGAGTTCCTCTTCGCCCTGCTCCTTTCGGGCCGGGACACCCAGACGGTACCCGTGGCCCTGTCCACCTTCGTCACCCAGCGGGGGGTGCTCTTCGCCCAGGTGGCGGCGGGGGTGGTGCTTTCCGTTCTTCCCGTGGCCCTTCTCGCCCGCATGGTGGACCGGTATCTGGTGGAGGGTCTCACCCTGGGGGCGGTGAAGTGA
- a CDS encoding SDR family NAD(P)-dependent oxidoreductase produces the protein MPNALVTGAGTGIGKAIAERLARDGFKVWVTDLDGERAKAVGEALGMPYLPLDVTSRKDLEAARDRVFREDGRLDVLVANAGVSTMNRFLDLTEEEWDFNLTVNAKGTFLTVQTFARAMVHQPLMPGRELRGKIIATASMAARQAAPLLAHYTASKFAVLGLVQAVAKELAPYRITANAVNPGFVRTSMQEREVLWESQLRGISPEEVVQEYIRQTPLGRLELPEDVAKVVSFLAGPDSDFITGEAVEVNGGAWIF, from the coding sequence ATGCCTAACGCCTTGGTGACGGGTGCGGGTACCGGCATCGGCAAGGCCATCGCCGAGCGGCTGGCCCGGGATGGCTTCAAGGTGTGGGTCACGGACCTGGATGGGGAACGGGCCAAGGCGGTGGGGGAGGCCTTGGGGATGCCCTATCTGCCCCTGGACGTGACCTCGAGGAAGGACCTGGAGGCCGCCCGGGACAGGGTGTTCCGGGAGGACGGCCGGCTGGACGTCCTGGTGGCCAACGCCGGGGTGTCCACCATGAACCGCTTTCTGGACCTGACGGAGGAGGAGTGGGACTTCAACCTCACCGTGAACGCCAAGGGCACCTTCCTCACCGTACAGACCTTTGCCCGGGCCATGGTGCACCAACCCTTGATGCCGGGACGGGAGCTTAGGGGAAAGATCATCGCCACCGCCTCCATGGCCGCCCGGCAGGCGGCCCCCCTCCTGGCCCACTACACCGCCAGCAAGTTCGCCGTCTTGGGCCTGGTGCAGGCGGTGGCCAAGGAGCTCGCCCCCTACCGGATCACGGCCAACGCTGTCAACCCGGGCTTTGTGCGCACCTCCATGCAGGAGAGGGAGGTCCTCTGGGAAAGCCAGCTTCGCGGCATCTCCCCGGAGGAGGTGGTCCAGGAGTACATCCGCCAGACTCCCTTGGGCCGGCTGGAGCTGCCCGAGGACGTGGCCAAGGTGGTGAGCTTCCTGGCGGGTCCGGACTCGGACTTCATCACCGGGGAAGCGGTGGAGGTGAACGGCGGTGCCTGGATCTTCTAG
- a CDS encoding BtpA/SgcQ family protein, protein MKRFEALFGYKPVIAMVHLKALPGAPLYDGDLEGIVSAARQDLLALQQAGVDAVMFGNENDRPYELQVDPASTATMAYVIGRLKQEIRVPFGVDVLWDPMATMALAAATGARFVREIFTGLYGSDMGLWQGRAAEALRYQRRLGRDDLFLLYNVSAEFASPLDSRSLVERAKSAVFSSLADAILVSGPMTGEGVNLEHLRAVKEALPQVPVLANTGVRHETVEEILRVADGVIVGTALKEEGITWNPVDPKRAREFMEIVRRARGR, encoded by the coding sequence GTGAAACGCTTTGAAGCCCTTTTCGGATACAAGCCGGTCATCGCCATGGTGCACCTCAAGGCCCTTCCGGGCGCTCCCCTTTACGACGGGGACCTGGAGGGGATCGTGAGCGCGGCGCGGCAGGACCTCCTGGCCCTGCAACAGGCCGGAGTGGATGCGGTGATGTTCGGGAACGAGAACGACCGGCCCTACGAGCTCCAGGTGGACCCCGCCAGCACCGCCACCATGGCCTACGTGATCGGCCGCCTGAAGCAGGAGATCCGGGTTCCCTTCGGGGTGGACGTGCTCTGGGACCCCATGGCCACCATGGCCCTGGCGGCCGCCACGGGGGCACGCTTCGTACGGGAGATCTTCACCGGCCTCTACGGATCGGACATGGGCCTCTGGCAGGGAAGGGCAGCGGAGGCCCTGCGCTACCAGAGGCGGCTCGGGCGGGATGACCTCTTCCTCCTGTACAACGTTTCCGCCGAGTTCGCCTCTCCCCTGGACTCCCGCTCACTGGTGGAAAGGGCTAAAAGCGCGGTGTTTTCCAGCCTGGCGGATGCCATCCTGGTTTCCGGCCCCATGACCGGGGAGGGGGTGAACCTGGAGCATCTGCGGGCGGTGAAGGAAGCCTTGCCCCAGGTGCCGGTGCTGGCCAACACCGGCGTCCGGCACGAGACCGTGGAGGAGATCCTTAGGGTGGCGGATGGGGTCATCGTGGGCACGGCCCTCAAGGAGGAGGGGATCACCTGGAACCCCGTGGACCCCAAGCGGGCCCGGGAGTTCATGGAGATCGTGCGGCGGGCAAGGGGGCGGTGA
- a CDS encoding sugar phosphate isomerase/epimerase family protein, protein MRLGFRPPKDPAAFLDYARGLLNRYQFIEVPGSAALELFDAAQEARSMGYALTFHARYMDLYPGSGVPEIRQVSLRVLREDLERAAQMGAFLVNLHAGNLPWTDYPPPGLSPAHEALREQEEKLRREYLERALEGLAELALLASDLGLRLTLENLPAPQEVPRTPEEMAFFLQVPQLEFCLDLGHARMAGQDPMAFVEVLGTRLVHVHAHANDGRYDLHLPPDPEDLRAFAGKPCTVLVELPPRNASEYLEVYGRLASTGLVPEAMGGEG, encoded by the coding sequence ATGAGGCTGGGTTTTCGTCCCCCTAAGGATCCTGCGGCCTTCCTGGACTACGCCAGGGGTTTGCTTAACCGCTACCAGTTCATAGAGGTTCCCGGTTCCGCTGCTTTGGAGCTCTTCGACGCCGCGCAGGAGGCCCGGTCCATGGGCTACGCCCTTACCTTCCACGCCCGCTACATGGACCTGTATCCCGGCTCTGGGGTTCCCGAGATCCGCCAGGTCTCCTTAAGGGTGCTCCGAGAGGATCTGGAGCGGGCCGCCCAAATGGGGGCCTTTCTGGTTAACCTGCATGCGGGCAACCTTCCCTGGACCGACTACCCGCCCCCCGGCCTCTCCCCGGCCCACGAGGCCCTGAGGGAGCAGGAGGAAAAGCTTAGGCGGGAGTATCTGGAAAGGGCCCTCGAGGGTCTGGCGGAGCTCGCCCTGCTGGCTTCGGACCTGGGCCTTAGGCTTACCCTGGAGAACCTTCCGGCTCCCCAGGAGGTTCCCAGGACCCCGGAGGAGATGGCCTTCTTCCTCCAGGTGCCCCAGCTGGAGTTCTGCCTGGACCTGGGCCACGCCCGTATGGCGGGACAGGACCCCATGGCCTTCGTGGAAGTCCTGGGAACCCGGTTGGTCCACGTTCACGCCCACGCAAACGACGGACGGTACGACCTCCACCTGCCCCCAGACCCGGAGGACCTAAGGGCCTTTGCCGGGAAACCCTGCACGGTGCTGGTGGAGCTTCCCCCCCGGAACGCATCGGAATACCTGGAGGTGTACGGCAGGTTGGCCTCAACGGGGCTGGTCCCCGAGGCAATGGGAGGTGAAGGATGA
- a CDS encoding MFS transporter — MGQLGARLLPYALGYALSYLLRSANAVLADPLARDLGLSPAALGGLTATFYLAFALGQLPLGGLLDRYGPRRVLFPLLLVAGLGSLLFALGRGFTLLLVGRGLMGAGVALALVGAIRAYQLHSPQRMGAMSGFTVALGGLGGLLATSPLAYAGENLGWRGAFLLLALLAMALALLGLGVAPRDPLAGEDRLGRGPRGGPSGTASRAFQGEGSLGRGAGRWRGSAVVASMGLVAFAYIGGFFAVQSLWAGAYAYEMGLEGPWVGRWLLVLNAASIGGGVLAGVLAGTLGTGRSLGMGVALFSLGLVLWALGAPLPLAYALVGLGGGFNAMVLAQTASLAADSAGRAMALVNVTGVLGIFAIQTSFGLAVERVGYPLPLLGLALLQGLALVGAMRIHREVLGKGSRP; from the coding sequence GTGGGGCAGCTAGGCGCAAGGCTCTTGCCCTACGCCCTGGGCTACGCCCTCTCCTACTTGTTGCGCTCCGCCAACGCCGTGCTGGCGGATCCCCTGGCCCGGGACCTTGGGCTCTCCCCGGCGGCCCTGGGAGGCCTGACCGCCACCTTCTACCTGGCCTTCGCCCTGGGCCAGCTCCCCCTGGGCGGCCTCCTGGACCGGTACGGCCCGCGCCGGGTGCTTTTCCCCCTTCTCCTTGTTGCAGGCCTTGGTTCCCTCCTTTTTGCCCTGGGAAGGGGCTTCACCCTGTTGCTGGTGGGGCGGGGCCTGATGGGGGCCGGTGTGGCCCTGGCCCTGGTGGGGGCCATCCGGGCGTACCAGCTCCACAGCCCCCAGCGCATGGGGGCCATGAGCGGGTTTACCGTGGCCCTGGGGGGCCTGGGTGGGTTGCTGGCCACGAGCCCGTTGGCCTACGCCGGCGAGAACCTGGGCTGGCGGGGAGCCTTTTTGCTGCTGGCCCTGCTGGCCATGGCCCTGGCCCTCTTGGGCCTGGGGGTAGCCCCACGGGACCCGTTGGCAGGAGAGGACCGCTTGGGGAGGGGCCCTCGAGGCGGCCCGTCGGGTACGGCTTCCCGCGCTTTCCAAGGGGAGGGTTCCTTGGGGAGAGGTGCGGGCAGGTGGCGAGGGAGCGCGGTTGTGGCCTCCATGGGCCTGGTGGCCTTCGCCTACATCGGCGGCTTTTTTGCCGTGCAGAGCCTGTGGGCCGGAGCCTATGCCTACGAGATGGGCCTCGAGGGGCCCTGGGTAGGTCGGTGGCTTCTGGTCCTAAACGCTGCCTCCATTGGTGGAGGCGTGCTGGCCGGGGTGCTGGCTGGCACACTGGGTACCGGGCGCTCCCTGGGGATGGGGGTGGCTCTATTCAGCCTGGGCCTGGTGCTTTGGGCGTTGGGCGCTCCCTTGCCCCTGGCCTACGCCCTGGTGGGCCTAGGGGGTGGTTTCAACGCCATGGTCCTTGCGCAAACGGCCTCCCTGGCTGCGGATTCCGCTGGCCGTGCCATGGCCCTGGTCAACGTCACGGGGGTTTTGGGCATCTTTGCCATCCAGACCTCCTTTGGCCTGGCCGTGGAGCGGGTGGGGTACCCCCTCCCGCTCCTGGGGCTGGCCCTGCTTCAAGGCCTTGCCCTGGTGGGCGCCATGCGCATTCACCGGGAAGTCCTTGGGAAGGGGAGCCGGCCCTAA